The Lysinibacillus irui sequence TTCATCTGCATAGTTTAATACAAATAAAATTAAATCTGCTCCACGAAGAGCTTCACGAGAGCGTTCTACACCAATTCGTTCAACAATATCCTCTGTTTCCCGGATACCTGCTGTATCCACTAAACGAAGTGGAACACCACGTACATTGACGTACTCTTCTATAATATCACGAGTCGTACCTGCGATATCTGTCACTATGGCCTTATTTTCTTGTACTAAGCTATTTAAAAGCGAAGATTTCCCTACATTCGGACGACCTAAAATAACAGTTGATAATCCCTCGCGCAAAATCTTTCCTTGAGAAGATGTTTGTAGAAGTTTAATAATTTCATTTCTTACCCATGTACATTTCTCTACTAATACAGGGACCGTCATTTCTTCTACATCATCATACTCCGGATAATCTATATTAACCTCTACCTGTGCTAATGTCTCTAGTAAAGCTTGGCGTAAATCACCAATAAGTCTCGACAATTTCCCATCCATTTGGCCCAAAGCAACATTCATCGCACGATCTGTTTTTGCTCTTATCAAATCCATAACAGCTTCAGCCTGTGAAAGATCTATACGTCCATTTAAAAAAGCTCGTTTTGTGAATTCACCTGGCTCAGCTAATCTTGCTCCATTTGTTAAGGCAAGTTTTAATACGCGATTGACTGAAACTAGTCCACCATGACAGTTTATTTCTACAACATCCTCACGCGTGAATGTTTTAGGTCCACGCATCAGCGATAGCATAACTTCCTCTACTACCTCATTTGTTTTAGGATCAACTAAATGCCCATAATGAATGGTGTGCGAATCTTTCGTAGTTAAACTTTTTCCACCAGGTGATTTGAATATTTTATCTGCAATCGTTACTGCCTCGTCCCCACTTAAACGAACGATGGCTATGGCACCTTCACCCATTGGTGTGGATATCGCAGCAATTGTATCGAACTCCATTTAATGACCTCCTCAACGTTATCCACATGTGGATAATCAAAACCGACCAATACTTACTAACACCTTAGACTAACATATTTTCTGCAAAATCTAAAGTAAGGATCATTTCCAAATGTGGATAAAATCATTTTTATAGTTAATCTTATTTTCGACAAATATCGATATTCTCTGTCACATTAAAAAGGTCATTTTATCACGCAGATAAAATGACCTTTCAAAATATATTGTCTGTATGATTTTTGAGCAACAGTCTAACGGTTTTTTACTGGTTCAATTACTAAATAACGATTAGGTTCTGTGCCTTCTGAATACGTTTCAAGATCTAGACGATTTGCTAATTGATTATGAATTATCTTTCGTTCGTAAGACGGCATTGGTTCAAATGCCACACGTTGATTTAAGCGTAATGCTTTATCCGCCATTCGATCTGCCAATAATTCTAATGCTACTTGTCTACGTTCGCGATAGTTTTCTACATCTAATTTCACCATTAAAAATTGCTTAGCACTTTTATTTAATATTAGTTGCGTTAATTGCTGTAAGGAATTTAGTGTTTGACCTCGTTTCCCGATAAGCAGTGCCGCCTTCTCACTTTTTAATTGAAATAATACATATTTCCCTTCACGAGTCGTAGCAATATCAAGATCATGAATATCCAGTTGTTCAGCAATGCTTACTAAATACGCTTTTGCATCTTCAATTGGATTTGCTGAATCTACTTCTTCATTTTGTTCTTTAACGACTTGTTGAACAGCTTCGATTTCACTTGGTTGTTCAGAAACTTGTGAACTTATTGTTTCAACATTATCTACTGCCAGTGGTTCGTCTAATTGTGTCGTATTTTGCGGTTCGGCTTTTTCGTTTTCAATTGTCGGAACCTGAACTTCCTTTATAGTTACACGTACCTCTGCAGAACGTGCACCAAAACCTAAAAATCCTTTTTTACCTTCTTGTAAAACTTCAACATCTACTTGTTCACGGGTTTTGCCAAGTTTCTGTAACGCCAATGAGATCGCTTCTTGTGTTGTTGCGCCTATTTGCGTAAGTTGTTTCACTTTTTAGCCCCTCCATTTTGAGCAGGTTGTGTTTTATCTTTATTCCAAGGTTTATAAATAAACAGGTTTTGGAAAATCGAAATAATATTCCCGATTACCCAATATAGTGATAATGCAGC is a genomic window containing:
- the mnmE gene encoding tRNA uridine-5-carboxymethylaminomethyl(34) synthesis GTPase MnmE, whose product is MEFDTIAAISTPMGEGAIAIVRLSGDEAVTIADKIFKSPGGKSLTTKDSHTIHYGHLVDPKTNEVVEEVMLSLMRGPKTFTREDVVEINCHGGLVSVNRVLKLALTNGARLAEPGEFTKRAFLNGRIDLSQAEAVMDLIRAKTDRAMNVALGQMDGKLSRLIGDLRQALLETLAQVEVNIDYPEYDDVEEMTVPVLVEKCTWVRNEIIKLLQTSSQGKILREGLSTVILGRPNVGKSSLLNSLVQENKAIVTDIAGTTRDIIEEYVNVRGVPLRLVDTAGIRETEDIVERIGVERSREALRGADLILFVLNYADELTAEDERLFETIDSMDYIVIVNKTDLPQKIDLARVKELAGDHRIVTTSLLQEEGITELEEAIAALFFEGQIEAGDLTYVSNARHIALLHQAQATVEDAIAAAQEGVPVDMVQIDVTRTWEILGEIIGDTVQESLINQLFSQFCLGK
- the jag gene encoding RNA-binding cell elongation regulator Jag/EloR, whose product is MKQLTQIGATTQEAISLALQKLGKTREQVDVEVLQEGKKGFLGFGARSAEVRVTIKEVQVPTIENEKAEPQNTTQLDEPLAVDNVETISSQVSEQPSEIEAVQQVVKEQNEEVDSANPIEDAKAYLVSIAEQLDIHDLDIATTREGKYVLFQLKSEKAALLIGKRGQTLNSLQQLTQLILNKSAKQFLMVKLDVENYRERRQVALELLADRMADKALRLNQRVAFEPMPSYERKIIHNQLANRLDLETYSEGTEPNRYLVIEPVKNR